A genome region from Candidatus Atribacteria bacterium includes the following:
- a CDS encoding aminotransferase class I/II-fold pyridoxal phosphate-dependent enzyme, translating to MSNNKSSFFQKGRNQMNISERVKNINPSLTLAITAQALKMKQQGKKVISFAAGEPDFGTPNNIREKAILAIQEGFSHYTVSSGIIELKEAIIEKLQKDNKIAYKTSEIMVSNGAKQCLFNAILTICNPGDQVLLPIPCWVSYTEQIKFAGAIPIFVDTNQQENFKLSAAQVEKKITSRSKLLILNSPNNPTGAVYEQEELIKIASLLLKYNIYCICDEIY from the coding sequence ATGTCTAATAATAAAAGTAGTTTTTTTCAGAAAGGAAGGAATCAGATGAATATTTCGGAAAGAGTAAAGAATATAAATCCATCCCTGACTTTGGCCATCACTGCCCAAGCATTAAAAATGAAACAGCAAGGGAAAAAAGTGATCAGTTTTGCAGCTGGTGAACCAGACTTTGGCACACCAAATAATATTAGAGAGAAGGCAATTTTAGCCATTCAAGAAGGATTTAGTCACTATACCGTAAGCTCGGGAATAATTGAGCTTAAAGAAGCTATAATTGAAAAGTTACAAAAAGACAATAAGATAGCATATAAAACCTCAGAGATCATGGTATCTAATGGAGCCAAACAATGTCTTTTTAATGCCATTTTAACTATTTGTAATCCTGGTGATCAGGTACTATTGCCAATCCCTTGCTGGGTAAGCTACACTGAACAGATTAAATTTGCAGGGGCAATTCCCATTTTTGTAGATACTAACCAGCAGGAAAATTTTAAATTATCTGCTGCCCAGGTGGAAAAAAAGATCACTTCAAGAAGCAAGCTGCTTATTTTGAACAGCCCTAATAATCCTACCGGAGCGGTTTATGAGCAGGAAGAACTAATAAAGATAGCAAGCCTTCTCCTTAAATATAATATCTATTGTATATGTGATGAAATATAC